The Sulfolobus acidocaldarius DSM 639 genome has a window encoding:
- a CDS encoding flagellar protein FlgN: MSSDVDIIVEKIINNPRLMDALFNRFYERVKEELIVKKIEELEKKMSELITNSNRIWESIQATQNEIKAIQEDNKKIWESIEKQREETKRIWESIQATQNEIKGIREENAKIWKAIERINISFSTFTSRSGHYIERTIMNLYKEALELHGIDSSKVTHGVIEDTEGIVHKGRKYEIDFYETNGVIYLFEIKNHADEGAIEQLEIREKILSSLHKKPIKKFLVANSIEKRIKRRAERRGITVIAGIVIE, encoded by the coding sequence ATGAGTAGCGACGTTGATATCATAGTAGAAAAGATAATCAATAATCCTAGATTAATGGACGCACTTTTTAACAGATTCTATGAGAGAGTTAAAGAAGAATTAATAGTTAAGAAGATTGAAGAACTAGAGAAGAAAATGAGTGAACTTATAACTAATAGTAATAGAATATGGGAAAGCATACAAGCAACACAAAACGAGATAAAAGCTATACAAGAAGACAACAAGAAAATATGGGAAAGCATAGAAAAACAAAGAGAAGAAACTAAAAGAATATGGGAAAGCATACAAGCAACACAAAACGAGATAAAGGGGATTAGAGAGGAAAATGCCAAAATATGGAAGGCAATTGAGAGAATTAATATTTCCTTCTCCACATTCACCTCTAGAAGTGGTCATTATATTGAGAGAACTATTATGAATTTATATAAAGAAGCCTTAGAATTACATGGAATTGACTCTTCTAAAGTAACTCATGGTGTTATTGAGGATACTGAAGGGATAGTTCATAAAGGGAGGAAGTATGAAATAGACTTCTATGAAACTAACGGCGTTATTTACCTCTTTGAAATAAAGAATCACGCAGATGAAGGAGCAATAGAACAATTGGAAATTAGGGAAAAAATATTAAGCTCTCTACATAAAAAACCAATAAAGAAATTTCTTGTAGCTAACTCCATAGAAAAAAGGATAAAGAGAAGAGCTGAGAGGAGAGGGATAACCGTAATCGCCGGTATAGTGATTGAATAA